In a single window of the Desulfofundulus luciae genome:
- a CDS encoding (Fe-S)-binding protein — protein sequence MCAVAAQKVFDDYRVLPDEALKPGEPRVEKFLQAMRKSLQQKENWTFWLPYILSLDTCMKCGTCAEVCPVYQATGRKEIYHPVYRTDMLRKIYKRYFTLPGKLFPWLVGAEDLTEEKLNALAENVYRCTICRRCSYVCPVAIDNGVIVREARKILDAIDIAPDELKQKGTRLQLQAGNATGMPTAAFLDMVEFLEDEIEETRGYRIKIPVDKEGAEYLLMHNAGDYLAFAETVMGAAEVMHAAGVDWTLNSPNTGINDAVNYGVFYSDVEFSAVIKAHVETARKLGIKKLVVGECGHAFEALKYLILRLIPPQERPFEVMSILELEDQWIREGRIKVDPQKNPEPVTFHDSCKLGRLGGMFEEPRRILKACCPDFREMTPNREMSLCCGGGSGFAIMEKGGFLKFRMETYGRLKAEQLKATGAKVVACACSNCKAQFREIINYHKLPMRYAGVSELLANALVR from the coding sequence ATGTGTGCTGTAGCAGCGCAAAAAGTATTTGATGACTACCGTGTCCTTCCGGATGAAGCGTTAAAGCCGGGTGAGCCCCGGGTGGAAAAATTCCTGCAGGCCATGCGGAAGTCGCTCCAGCAAAAGGAAAACTGGACCTTCTGGTTGCCCTATATCCTTTCCCTGGATACCTGCATGAAATGCGGCACCTGTGCCGAGGTCTGCCCGGTTTACCAGGCTACAGGGCGCAAGGAGATCTACCACCCGGTTTACCGCACCGACATGCTACGGAAGATCTATAAACGTTACTTTACCCTGCCGGGGAAACTCTTTCCCTGGCTGGTAGGGGCGGAAGACCTTACGGAAGAAAAACTCAACGCCCTGGCGGAAAACGTTTACCGGTGCACCATCTGCCGCCGCTGCTCTTACGTTTGCCCGGTGGCCATTGACAACGGGGTGATTGTGCGGGAGGCCAGGAAGATCCTTGACGCCATCGACATTGCCCCGGACGAGCTGAAGCAGAAAGGCACCAGGCTCCAGTTACAGGCCGGCAACGCCACCGGAATGCCTACGGCAGCATTCCTGGACATGGTGGAGTTCCTCGAGGATGAAATCGAAGAGACCAGGGGGTATCGAATTAAAATACCGGTGGATAAAGAGGGCGCCGAGTACTTGCTCATGCACAATGCCGGTGATTACCTGGCCTTTGCCGAGACGGTAATGGGCGCTGCTGAAGTCATGCATGCGGCCGGTGTCGACTGGACCCTGAACTCGCCGAATACGGGGATAAACGACGCCGTCAACTACGGCGTGTTCTACAGCGACGTGGAATTTTCGGCCGTTATCAAGGCCCATGTGGAAACCGCCCGGAAATTGGGGATTAAAAAGCTGGTTGTCGGGGAGTGCGGGCATGCCTTCGAGGCGCTGAAGTACCTGATCCTGAGGCTGATCCCGCCCCAGGAGAGGCCCTTTGAAGTAATGAGCATCCTGGAGCTGGAGGACCAGTGGATCCGGGAAGGGCGCATTAAAGTTGACCCGCAGAAAAACCCGGAGCCGGTTACCTTCCATGATTCGTGCAAGCTGGGCCGCCTGGGCGGCATGTTTGAAGAGCCCCGCCGGATCTTGAAGGCCTGCTGCCCCGATTTCCGCGAGATGACGCCCAACCGGGAAATGAGCCTGTGCTGCGGCGGCGGCAGCGGCTTTGCCATCATGGAAAAGGGTGGTTTCCTGAAGTTCCGCATGGAAACCTACGGCAGGCTCAAGGCAGAGCAGCTTAAGGCCACGGGGGCCAAAGTCGTTGCCTGCGCCTGTTCCAACTGCAAGGCGCAGTTCCGGGAGATCATCAATTACCACAAGCTGCCCATGCGTTATGCCGGCGTCAGCGAATTGCTGGCCAACGCCCTGGTACGCTAA
- a CDS encoding NAD(P)-binding protein, translating into MKQNNGVSGSVLVVGAGISGMQSALDLAESGFRVYLADEKPAIGGTMVRLDKTFPTNDCAMCIVSPRLVDTGRHLNIEILTNTSLTALHGEAGNFRATLKQKARYVDLSKCTGCGECARVCPVEVDNEFDAGLGSRKAIYKLFPQATPGAYAIDKRGISPCRAACPAGVNVQGYVQLIKAGKYTEAWQTIYRDNPFPAICGRVCTHPCQSACHRAGVDGAVNIRALKRFAADRAYQDLDALPLPGVEEPRGKKVAVVGAGPAGLSAAYHLVKKGYGVTVFEALPMAGGMMRVGIPEYRLPKKWVDLEVDLLSRLGVEFKFNTRLGRDITLESLRQDYEAVFLAVGAHRSSTPGVPGEDLPGVEQGISFLRRVALGEPVTVGRRVAVIGGGNTAMDCARTAVRLGAGEVYIVYRRSEAEITALPEEIAAAKEEGIQFIMLTSPVRFTGEEGRLVRIECVKNRLEHARDGGRPRPVPVEGSEFTLDVDMVILATGQQPDLSCLNGSIPAGNTIPADPDTLATGVPGVFAGGDCVTGPKTVIDAIAAGKVAAESIHRYLSGQDLKEGRQFRVPEEKIAPLRQAPHEIPRCEPRPVIHLDPRERVKGFVEEAKTYTAEEAKKEAERCLNCAVCSECQECVRVCLAKAIDHEMQDEELEVNVGAVILSPGGEVFDPAGLAYYGYGRYPNVVTSIQFERILSASGPYQGHLVRPSDGKEPRRIAWIQCVGSRNLRLGHDYCSSVCCMYAIKEAVIAKEHSHGSLETTIFFMDMRTYGKDFERYYRRAEEEHGVRFVRSRIYNVEEADNGNLRIRYVLPGGQVQEEEFDLVVLSVGFTAGEKARELASRLGIETDPAGFCRFNEFSPGVTSVPGIFAGGVFAGPKDIPETVTEASAAAGYVSRLLSAARGSETRVKEYPPERPVHKQPPRVGVFVCHCGINIGSVVRVPEVVEYAKRLPGVVYAREFLFTCSQDSVEEIKKCIHEHRLNRVVVASCTPRTHAPLFQNVLREAGLNPYLYEHVNIREHSSWVHRDRPEEATEKARDLVRMAVAKVRLLTPITQTYTGINKGALVVGGGVAGMTAALSLAEQGFQVSLVEKERELGGNARYLYYTLQGSDPRQYLNELIDKVLNHPLIQVFTGSQVVEAGGYPGNYHSRIKTPEKELEISHGAVVLATGAREARPQEYLLGQHPRVMTQRDLEESIHRGEVQDLNTVVMIQCVGSRDEERPYCSRVCCSHALKNALKLKELNPQANIYILYRDIRVYGLNEQYYTQARQKGIIFIRYDLGKKPEVEAAGEGLVVRAVDHILGVELAIEPDVLVLSTGVVPGEDNGRLSQLFKVPLNSDGFFLEAHMKLRPVDFAAEGLYLCGLAHSPKLVGESITQANAAAMRAVTLLARDRLANVAITATVEEELCVGCGMCVKVCDYQARSIDPLRRVADVNEALCQGCGACVAACPNGASQQKGYEKGQLLAMVSAALEAV; encoded by the coding sequence GTGAAGCAAAATAACGGAGTTTCCGGTTCTGTACTGGTGGTTGGCGCCGGGATCAGCGGCATGCAATCGGCCCTGGACCTGGCCGAAAGCGGCTTTCGGGTTTACCTGGCCGATGAGAAACCGGCCATCGGCGGTACCATGGTCAGGCTGGATAAAACCTTTCCCACCAACGATTGCGCCATGTGCATCGTTTCCCCCAGGCTGGTGGATACGGGAAGGCACCTGAACATTGAAATCCTCACCAATACCAGTTTGACGGCCCTTCACGGAGAGGCAGGCAATTTTCGTGCCACATTAAAACAAAAGGCCCGCTACGTGGACCTTTCGAAATGCACCGGCTGCGGTGAATGTGCCCGGGTGTGCCCGGTGGAGGTGGACAATGAATTTGACGCCGGCCTGGGCAGCCGCAAGGCCATTTATAAACTTTTTCCCCAGGCTACGCCCGGCGCCTACGCCATCGACAAACGGGGTATTTCTCCCTGCCGCGCGGCCTGCCCCGCCGGGGTTAACGTGCAGGGGTACGTGCAGTTGATTAAAGCCGGGAAGTATACCGAGGCGTGGCAGACCATTTACCGCGACAATCCCTTCCCGGCCATTTGCGGTCGGGTTTGCACCCATCCCTGCCAGTCCGCCTGCCACCGGGCAGGCGTGGACGGGGCGGTAAATATCAGGGCCTTGAAGCGCTTTGCCGCCGACCGGGCCTATCAGGACCTTGATGCCCTCCCCCTGCCCGGGGTGGAAGAGCCCCGGGGCAAAAAGGTGGCCGTGGTGGGCGCCGGTCCGGCCGGTCTTTCGGCCGCCTATCACCTGGTCAAGAAAGGTTACGGCGTGACTGTTTTTGAGGCGCTGCCCATGGCCGGGGGTATGATGCGGGTGGGCATCCCCGAGTACCGCCTGCCGAAGAAGTGGGTTGACCTGGAGGTGGATCTGCTTTCCCGGCTGGGGGTGGAATTTAAATTCAATACCCGGTTGGGGAGGGACATCACCCTGGAAAGCCTGCGGCAGGATTACGAAGCCGTTTTTCTCGCCGTGGGAGCCCACAGGAGCAGTACACCGGGGGTGCCCGGGGAGGACCTGCCGGGGGTGGAGCAGGGGATATCTTTCCTGCGCCGGGTGGCCCTGGGCGAGCCGGTGACCGTCGGGCGGCGGGTGGCCGTAATCGGCGGGGGCAACACGGCCATGGACTGTGCCCGTACAGCCGTGCGGCTTGGTGCGGGGGAGGTCTATATAGTTTACCGCCGTTCCGAGGCGGAAATTACCGCCCTCCCCGAGGAAATAGCCGCGGCTAAGGAAGAAGGCATCCAGTTTATCATGTTGACCAGCCCCGTGCGTTTCACCGGCGAAGAGGGCAGGCTGGTCAGGATAGAATGCGTGAAAAACCGGCTGGAACATGCCCGGGACGGCGGTCGTCCCCGCCCGGTGCCCGTGGAGGGCAGCGAGTTTACCCTGGACGTGGATATGGTCATCCTGGCCACAGGGCAACAGCCGGATCTCTCCTGCTTAAATGGCAGCATCCCGGCAGGCAACACCATTCCTGCCGATCCCGATACCCTGGCTACCGGTGTCCCCGGAGTGTTTGCCGGGGGAGACTGTGTCACCGGGCCGAAAACGGTGATCGATGCCATTGCCGCCGGCAAGGTAGCTGCCGAATCCATCCACCGCTATCTTTCCGGGCAGGATTTGAAAGAGGGGCGCCAGTTCCGGGTGCCGGAAGAAAAAATTGCCCCTTTGCGCCAGGCACCCCATGAAATACCCCGCTGTGAGCCCCGCCCCGTGATTCACCTGGACCCGCGGGAGCGAGTTAAGGGATTTGTGGAGGAAGCAAAGACCTATACCGCCGAAGAAGCGAAAAAAGAGGCAGAGCGCTGCCTGAACTGCGCCGTCTGTTCCGAGTGCCAGGAGTGTGTGCGGGTTTGCCTGGCCAAAGCCATCGATCACGAAATGCAGGATGAGGAACTGGAAGTAAATGTAGGGGCGGTGATCTTGAGCCCCGGCGGGGAGGTTTTTGACCCCGCAGGGCTGGCCTACTACGGCTATGGACGCTACCCCAACGTGGTCACCAGCATCCAGTTCGAGCGCATTTTAAGCGCTTCCGGACCCTACCAGGGCCATCTAGTGCGCCCCTCCGACGGAAAAGAGCCCCGGCGTATTGCCTGGATCCAGTGCGTGGGGTCCCGGAACCTGCGCCTGGGGCACGACTACTGTTCCTCGGTCTGCTGCATGTACGCCATCAAGGAGGCGGTAATTGCCAAGGAGCACAGCCACGGGTCCCTGGAGACCACCATCTTCTTCATGGATATGCGTACCTACGGCAAGGACTTTGAACGCTACTACCGCCGGGCGGAAGAAGAACACGGCGTGCGTTTTGTGCGCAGCCGCATCTATAACGTGGAAGAGGCGGACAATGGAAATCTGCGCATCCGCTACGTTTTGCCCGGCGGCCAGGTGCAGGAGGAAGAATTCGACCTGGTGGTCCTTTCCGTGGGCTTTACGGCCGGGGAAAAGGCCAGGGAGCTGGCCTCCCGGCTGGGAATAGAAACTGATCCAGCGGGATTCTGCCGCTTTAATGAATTCAGCCCGGGGGTAACATCGGTGCCGGGGATCTTTGCCGGCGGCGTTTTTGCCGGCCCCAAGGACATTCCGGAGACGGTGACCGAGGCCAGCGCCGCGGCGGGCTACGTTTCCCGGTTGTTGAGCGCCGCCCGGGGCAGTGAGACCCGGGTCAAGGAGTACCCCCCGGAAAGGCCGGTGCATAAACAGCCGCCCCGGGTGGGAGTGTTTGTCTGCCACTGCGGCATCAACATCGGCAGCGTGGTACGGGTGCCCGAGGTGGTGGAGTACGCCAAACGCCTGCCCGGTGTAGTCTACGCGAGGGAATTCCTCTTCACCTGCTCCCAGGATAGCGTAGAGGAAATTAAAAAGTGCATTCATGAGCACCGTTTGAACCGGGTGGTGGTGGCGTCGTGCACGCCGCGGACCCACGCGCCGCTGTTCCAGAACGTTTTGAGGGAAGCGGGGCTGAACCCCTACCTGTATGAGCACGTGAACATCCGGGAGCACTCCTCCTGGGTGCACCGGGACCGGCCGGAAGAAGCCACGGAAAAGGCCAGGGACCTGGTGCGCATGGCTGTAGCAAAGGTGCGCCTGCTCACCCCCATCACCCAGACCTACACCGGGATCAACAAGGGCGCCCTGGTGGTGGGCGGGGGAGTGGCGGGCATGACGGCGGCCCTCTCCCTGGCGGAACAGGGCTTTCAAGTGAGCCTGGTGGAAAAGGAACGTGAGCTGGGCGGGAACGCCAGGTACCTCTACTACACCCTGCAGGGTTCGGATCCCCGGCAGTACTTGAACGAACTCATTGATAAAGTGCTCAACCACCCGTTGATCCAGGTGTTTACCGGGAGCCAGGTGGTGGAAGCCGGGGGCTACCCGGGCAACTACCACAGCCGCATCAAAACGCCGGAAAAGGAACTGGAAATAAGCCACGGGGCGGTGGTTCTGGCCACGGGGGCCAGGGAAGCCCGGCCGCAGGAATACCTTTTAGGGCAGCATCCCCGGGTGATGACCCAGCGGGACCTGGAGGAGAGCATCCACCGGGGGGAAGTGCAGGACCTCAATACGGTGGTCATGATCCAGTGCGTGGGATCGCGGGACGAGGAGCGGCCCTACTGCAGCCGGGTATGCTGCAGCCATGCCCTCAAGAACGCCCTGAAGCTAAAGGAGCTGAACCCGCAGGCGAACATCTACATTCTCTACCGGGACATCCGGGTGTACGGGTTAAACGAGCAATATTACACGCAGGCGCGGCAGAAGGGGATTATCTTCATCCGCTACGACCTGGGGAAAAAGCCGGAAGTGGAAGCGGCGGGCGAGGGTCTGGTGGTGAGGGCAGTGGACCATATTCTGGGGGTGGAACTGGCCATCGAGCCGGACGTGCTGGTCTTGAGTACGGGCGTGGTGCCCGGGGAGGACAACGGCAGGCTGAGCCAGTTGTTCAAGGTACCCCTGAACAGCGACGGGTTCTTTTTGGAAGCGCACATGAAGCTGCGGCCGGTGGACTTTGCGGCGGAAGGGTTGTACCTGTGCGGCCTGGCCCACTCGCCCAAGCTGGTGGGGGAAAGCATCACCCAGGCCAATGCGGCGGCCATGCGGGCGGTGACGCTGCTGGCCAGGGACCGCCTGGCCAACGTGGCCATCACCGCCACGGTGGAGGAGGAACTCTGCGTGGGCTGCGGCATGTGCGTTAAGGTATGCGACTACCAGGCCCGGAGCATAGACCCCTTGCGGCGAGTGGCCGACGTAAACGAGGCCCTGTGCCAGGGGTGCGGGGCCTGCGTGGCCGCCTGTCCCAACGGTGCTTCCCAGCAGAAGGGTTACGAAAAGGGACAGTTGCTGGCCATGGTCAGTGCGGCCCTGGAAGCGGTGTAG
- a CDS encoding acetoacetate--CoA ligase: MKKLLWEPSKERKKQANMTRFMEFVNKKHGHNFTTYNELYQWSIENAPAFWEAMWEFGGIIASRPYDQVVVNFEDMLGCRWFVGAELNFAENLLRYRDDHTALIFKGEAMEEPVRLSYAGLYDQVARLARALREMGVTVGDRVAGFMPNMIETVVAMLAATSIGAIWSSCSPDFGVKGVFDRFGQIQPKVLFTANGYSYNGKKYDSLERVAGIVKEIPSIERVVVVSYTEKEPDISRVPKVVPYQDFLAAGEGLEIEFTRLPFDHPVYIMYSSGTTGVPKCIVHGAGGTLIQHLKELILHTDLKREDTIFYFTTCGWMMWNWLVSSLAVGATVLLFDGSPFYPDAGALWKLAQDEGITVFGTSAKYLASVEKAGVKPGATYDLSRLKAILSTGSPLSVESFEYVYRDIKQDVCLSSISGGTDIISCFALGNPIGPVYAGELQCRGLGMKVESFDSEGKPLIDRKGELVCTAPFPSMPVYFWNDPDRKKYRSTYFDVYPNVWRHGDYVEITDTGGVIIYGRSDATLNPGGVRIGTAEIYRVVESLPEIADSIVVGQDWDNDVRVLLFVKLAEGVELNDQLINKIKSAIRENTTPRHVPAKILAVKDIPYTLNGKKVEMAVRDVIHNRPVLNKDALANPEALEYFKNLTELQS, from the coding sequence GTGAAAAAACTGCTCTGGGAGCCGTCGAAAGAGAGAAAAAAACAGGCCAATATGACCCGCTTCATGGAATTTGTAAACAAAAAGCACGGCCACAATTTTACCACTTACAATGAACTGTACCAGTGGTCCATTGAAAACGCTCCCGCCTTCTGGGAGGCCATGTGGGAATTCGGGGGTATTATCGCCTCCCGTCCCTACGACCAGGTAGTGGTGAACTTCGAGGACATGCTGGGCTGCAGGTGGTTTGTGGGGGCGGAGCTGAACTTTGCGGAGAACCTGCTGCGTTACCGGGACGACCATACGGCCCTCATTTTTAAGGGGGAGGCCATGGAAGAGCCGGTGCGCCTGAGTTATGCTGGGCTCTACGACCAGGTGGCCCGGCTGGCCAGGGCCCTGAGGGAGATGGGTGTTACCGTGGGCGACCGGGTGGCGGGCTTCATGCCCAACATGATTGAGACCGTGGTGGCCATGCTGGCCGCCACCAGCATTGGGGCCATCTGGTCCTCCTGCTCGCCTGATTTCGGCGTCAAGGGCGTATTCGACCGCTTCGGCCAGATTCAGCCCAAAGTGCTCTTTACGGCCAACGGCTACTCCTACAACGGCAAAAAATATGATTCCCTGGAGAGGGTGGCCGGCATCGTAAAGGAAATCCCCAGCATCGAACGGGTCGTGGTGGTTTCCTATACGGAAAAGGAGCCGGACATCAGCCGCGTGCCAAAGGTGGTGCCCTATCAGGACTTCCTGGCTGCCGGCGAAGGGTTGGAGATCGAATTCACCCGGCTGCCCTTTGACCACCCGGTATACATCATGTACTCCTCCGGCACCACCGGGGTGCCCAAATGCATCGTCCACGGTGCGGGGGGCACCCTCATCCAGCACCTGAAAGAACTGATCCTACACACCGACTTGAAACGGGAGGACACCATCTTTTATTTCACCACCTGCGGCTGGATGATGTGGAACTGGCTGGTCAGCTCCCTGGCCGTGGGGGCCACAGTACTTCTCTTCGACGGCTCGCCCTTCTATCCCGATGCGGGTGCCCTGTGGAAGCTGGCCCAGGACGAAGGGATCACCGTCTTCGGCACCAGCGCTAAATACCTGGCCTCGGTGGAAAAGGCCGGCGTGAAGCCCGGGGCCACCTATGACCTGAGCCGGTTGAAGGCCATTTTGTCCACCGGTTCCCCCCTGTCGGTGGAAAGCTTTGAATATGTATACAGGGACATCAAACAGGATGTCTGCCTCTCCTCCATTTCCGGGGGCACGGACATCATCTCCTGCTTCGCCCTGGGCAACCCCATCGGGCCGGTGTATGCCGGGGAACTGCAGTGCCGGGGCCTGGGCATGAAGGTGGAAAGTTTCGACTCCGAAGGGAAACCCCTGATCGACCGGAAGGGCGAGCTGGTCTGCACCGCTCCCTTTCCCTCCATGCCCGTCTACTTCTGGAACGATCCCGACAGGAAGAAGTACAGGAGCACCTACTTTGACGTCTATCCCAACGTGTGGCGTCACGGGGATTACGTGGAAATTACCGATACCGGGGGCGTCATCATCTACGGCCGTTCCGACGCCACCTTAAATCCCGGCGGGGTGCGCATCGGCACGGCGGAGATTTACCGCGTGGTGGAATCCCTGCCCGAGATTGCCGACAGCATCGTGGTGGGACAGGACTGGGACAACGACGTGCGGGTGCTCCTTTTTGTCAAGCTCGCCGAAGGCGTTGAGCTGAACGACCAGTTAATCAATAAAATCAAAAGCGCCATCCGGGAGAACACCACGCCCCGCCACGTGCCGGCCAAGATCCTTGCCGTAAAGGACATTCCCTACACCCTGAACGGCAAGAAGGTGGAAATGGCGGTGCGGGATGTCATCCACAACCGGCCGGTGCTGAACAAGGACGCTCTGGCCAACCCGGAGGCGCTGGAGTATTTTAAAAACCTTACTGAGCTGCAAAGTTGA
- a CDS encoding respiratory nitrate reductase subunit gamma: MDFGHYFITGVMPYVAVAFFVLGLGYKIVYWFKAPMHLHWELFPYPHTVPEQLKEMFTEVFTLRSLYLFNRKFWLPSLMMHWGFYFIVGWLVVLLLGFSFAPYVGMTGGVLVLAGSFSLFLLRLLDAEVRKISVPVEYLNLLFIFLLAFSSLFSGFLTDFQVRYYFLSLPAFKPELSFAADYLMPLLLLELFLIYVPFTRMAHFAVKFFTYHKIKWGELH, translated from the coding sequence ATGGATTTCGGGCATTATTTTATTACCGGGGTTATGCCCTACGTTGCTGTTGCTTTCTTTGTTCTGGGTTTGGGGTATAAGATCGTCTACTGGTTTAAGGCCCCCATGCACCTGCACTGGGAACTGTTTCCTTACCCTCATACCGTGCCAGAGCAGCTAAAAGAAATGTTTACCGAAGTTTTTACCCTGCGCAGTCTGTATCTTTTTAACCGTAAGTTCTGGCTGCCTTCGCTTATGATGCACTGGGGTTTCTATTTTATCGTTGGTTGGCTGGTTGTTTTACTTTTGGGCTTTTCGTTTGCCCCTTACGTGGGTATGACCGGGGGGGTTTTGGTTCTTGCTGGCTCTTTCTCGCTGTTTTTACTGCGTCTTTTGGACGCCGAAGTGCGCAAAATATCGGTTCCGGTTGAATATCTAAACCTGCTTTTTATCTTCCTGCTGGCTTTCAGCAGTTTATTTAGCGGTTTTTTGACGGACTTCCAGGTCAGGTATTATTTCCTGAGTTTGCCGGCCTTTAAACCCGAGTTATCCTTTGCAGCCGATTACCTCATGCCGCTACTTTTGCTTGAGTTATTCCTGATCTACGTTCCCTTTACCCGTATGGCCCACTTTGCGGTCAAGTTCTTTACCTACCACAAGATTAAATGGGGTGAGCTTCACTGA
- a CDS encoding Crp/Fnr family transcriptional regulator — MNFVLRNFGFVKNNKLLGGLSLEQLKEFAASFKEVRFKKKEMAFSPGRYSREIFLVTEGRIKVFLTYPDGKEFILTLLEPGDIFSGHTRAFGQALEDSVMLLVPLHTFQKMLVKYPELTSGLVRVLGDALKHSLDVIERLVFMESRDRLAKLLYQWACTRGIPRDGGVLMNTGLTRDELASLIGATRQTLATLIKDFEGRQVIKVYGRSIFVPDLEALRRMIFEN; from the coding sequence GTGAATTTTGTTTTGCGCAATTTCGGTTTTGTAAAAAACAATAAATTGCTGGGGGGCCTGTCGCTAGAGCAGCTAAAGGAATTTGCTGCCAGCTTCAAGGAGGTCAGGTTTAAGAAAAAGGAAATGGCCTTTTCCCCGGGGCGCTATTCCAGGGAGATTTTTCTGGTCACGGAGGGACGCATCAAAGTATTTCTCACCTATCCCGACGGTAAGGAGTTTATCCTGACCTTGCTGGAGCCGGGAGACATCTTCAGCGGCCACACCCGGGCATTCGGCCAGGCCCTGGAAGATTCGGTCATGCTGCTGGTGCCGCTGCACACATTCCAGAAGATGCTGGTCAAATACCCCGAGTTGACGTCCGGCCTGGTCCGGGTGCTGGGAGACGCCCTGAAGCACTCCCTGGATGTGATCGAGCGGCTGGTTTTTATGGAATCCAGGGACCGTTTGGCCAAACTGTTATATCAATGGGCGTGCACCCGGGGTATTCCCCGGGATGGGGGCGTTCTGATGAACACCGGCCTGACCAGGGACGAACTGGCCAGCTTAATTGGGGCCACCCGGCAGACGCTGGCTACCCTAATTAAAGATTTCGAGGGCCGGCAGGTTATCAAAGTGTACGGGAGGAGCATTTTCGTGCCGGACCTGGAAGCGTTAAGGAGAATGATTTTTGAAAATTAA
- the cooS gene encoding anaerobic carbon-monoxide dehydrogenase catalytic subunit: protein MSDLTGNAKTNSLKGGSAGVDHSKKSTDPAVQQMLEKAAREGIQTVWDRYQAMRPLCKFGESGLCCRHCLQGPCRINPSGREPRVGICGATADVIVARGLDRAIAAGAAGHSGHAKHLAHTLKKAAEGKAPDYLVKDKEKLRSVAGRLGIATDGRPENEIALDMARAALADFHEKDTPVVWITSVLPPGRFEIFSRHGLVPAGIDHEIAEIMHRTSMGCDADASNLLLGGLRCALGDLAGCYMATDLSDILFGTPSPVVTECNLGVLKAGAVNVAVHGHNPVLSEIIVLVAKEMEAEARAAGAEGINVVGICCTGNEVLMRHGISPCTHSVSQEMAIITGALDAMVVDYQCIQPAVATVAECMGTTVITTMDMAKITGATHVKFSEETAVESARQILRLAIESFTRRRGKPVEIPAVKKKVFAGFSVEAILNALGRIDAGDPLKPLIDHLTAGNIRGICLFAGCNNVKVPQDYNFITTARRLLEQDVLVLASGCSAGALMRHGFMDPASVEELCGGGLKTVLTAIGEANGLGGPLPPVLHVGSCVDNSRAAALAAALAVRLGVDLDRLPVVASAAEAMHEKAVSIGAWAVALGLPTHVGVMLPVAGGPLVQRILAEEVKGLTGGYFILEPDPESAAEKLLEAINERRAGLGLPY from the coding sequence ATGTCTGATTTAACAGGAAACGCTAAGACAAATTCTCTAAAGGGTGGAAGTGCCGGAGTCGACCACAGCAAAAAATCTACCGACCCCGCCGTACAGCAGATGCTGGAGAAGGCTGCACGGGAAGGGATCCAGACCGTGTGGGACCGTTATCAGGCCATGCGCCCCCTGTGCAAGTTTGGTGAGAGCGGCCTGTGCTGCCGCCACTGTTTGCAGGGGCCATGCCGCATCAACCCCTCGGGCCGTGAGCCCAGGGTGGGCATCTGCGGTGCCACTGCCGACGTAATCGTTGCCCGGGGGCTGGACCGGGCCATTGCCGCCGGGGCGGCGGGACACTCCGGCCACGCCAAACACCTGGCCCATACCCTGAAGAAGGCGGCTGAAGGCAAGGCCCCTGATTACCTGGTTAAAGACAAAGAAAAACTGCGCTCCGTAGCCGGGCGCCTGGGCATTGCCACGGACGGCCGCCCGGAGAACGAAATCGCCCTGGATATGGCCCGGGCCGCCCTGGCGGACTTTCATGAGAAGGACACTCCGGTTGTGTGGATAACCAGTGTTCTGCCACCCGGCCGCTTCGAAATTTTTTCCAGGCACGGGCTGGTTCCCGCCGGTATTGACCACGAGATAGCGGAGATCATGCACCGTACCTCCATGGGCTGCGACGCCGACGCGTCCAACCTGCTCCTGGGGGGCCTGCGCTGCGCCCTTGGAGATCTGGCCGGCTGCTACATGGCCACCGACCTTTCCGACATCCTCTTTGGCACGCCCTCCCCCGTGGTTACCGAGTGCAATCTCGGCGTGCTTAAGGCCGGTGCCGTTAATGTGGCCGTTCACGGGCACAATCCCGTACTGTCCGAGATAATAGTACTGGTGGCCAAAGAGATGGAAGCCGAGGCCCGGGCAGCCGGTGCCGAAGGTATTAATGTGGTGGGTATTTGCTGCACCGGCAATGAAGTGTTGATGCGCCACGGCATCTCCCCCTGCACCCACTCGGTGAGCCAGGAGATGGCCATCATCACCGGGGCGCTGGATGCCATGGTGGTTGACTACCAGTGTATACAGCCCGCCGTGGCCACGGTTGCTGAGTGCATGGGAACAACGGTGATCACCACCATGGACATGGCGAAGATCACGGGCGCCACACATGTTAAATTCTCCGAAGAAACTGCCGTTGAAAGCGCCCGGCAAATTCTCCGCCTGGCCATTGAAAGTTTTACCCGCCGCCGGGGTAAACCGGTGGAAATCCCGGCGGTGAAAAAGAAAGTGTTTGCCGGTTTTTCCGTCGAAGCCATTTTAAATGCCCTGGGAAGGATCGATGCCGGCGACCCGCTGAAGCCGCTGATTGATCACCTTACCGCCGGCAATATCCGGGGCATCTGCCTTTTCGCCGGGTGCAACAATGTGAAAGTTCCCCAGGATTACAACTTCATTACCACAGCCCGCAGGCTTCTGGAGCAGGACGTTCTGGTGCTGGCCAGCGGCTGTAGTGCAGGTGCCCTCATGCGCCACGGGTTTATGGACCCGGCCAGCGTCGAGGAGCTGTGCGGCGGCGGCCTTAAAACTGTCCTGACTGCCATTGGTGAGGCCAACGGGTTGGGTGGTCCCCTGCCCCCGGTGCTTCACGTGGGTTCCTGTGTGGACAATTCCCGGGCGGCGGCCCTGGCCGCGGCGCTGGCCGTACGCCTGGGCGTGGATCTGGACAGGCTTCCGGTGGTGGCCTCGGCCGCTGAGGCAATGCACGAAAAGGCCGTTTCCATAGGCGCCTGGGCCGTGGCCCTGGGGTTGCCCACCCACGTGGGTGTTATGCTCCCGGTGGCGGGGGGTCCCCTGGTGCAGCGTATTCTTGCGGAAGAGGTTAAAGGGTTGACCGGAGGTTACTTCATTTTGGAGCCGGACCCTGAATCCGCAGCCGAAAAACTCCTGGAAGCCATCAATGAACGCCGGGCCGGCCTGGGATTGCCTTATTAG